In the Actinomycetota bacterium genome, one interval contains:
- a CDS encoding zf-HC2 domain-containing protein, with translation MRCEEIALYLPGYRGRDLHEATARVVEDHLADCEDCTAAAARFERVHVGLTSLVGRNAEPPAHLLDSILEAVHESGARKFFLPPIPALADLARTVLDNRDAVVSAAGTALVAAGAAYAMWRALRGSRRIEPAT, from the coding sequence ATGAGGTGCGAAGAGATCGCTCTGTACCTGCCCGGCTACCGAGGTCGCGACCTGCACGAGGCCACCGCGCGAGTCGTGGAGGATCACCTAGCCGATTGCGAGGACTGCACGGCGGCGGCGGCCCGCTTCGAGCGAGTGCACGTGGGGCTCACGTCCCTGGTCGGCCGCAATGCCGAGCCGCCGGCTCATCTGCTGGATTCGATCCTCGAGGCTGTTCACGAAAGTGGTGCGAGGAAGTTCTTCCTTCCCCCAATCCCGGCCCTTGCCGACCTGGCGCGGACGGTGCTGGATAACCGTGACGCGGTCGTCTCCGCGGCCGGAACGGCGCTGGTGGCGGCAGGGGCTGCATACGCGATGTGGCGCGCGCTGCGAGGGAGTCGCCGGATCGAACCCGCGACGTAG